A section of the Stenotrophomonas sp. 364 genome encodes:
- a CDS encoding VOC family protein translates to MSTAHGNDRRIDNIEFNVADIARSKAFYGSVFGWSFTDYGPRYTEFDDGRLRGGFTTGEPVRPGGPLVIVYAEDLADTQRRVEAAGAEVCRATFAFPGGRRFHFRDPDGYELAVWTAA, encoded by the coding sequence ATGAGCACGGCACACGGCAACGATCGCCGAATCGACAACATTGAATTCAACGTGGCTGACATCGCGCGCAGCAAGGCCTTCTACGGCAGCGTGTTTGGCTGGTCGTTCACCGATTACGGCCCGCGGTACACCGAGTTCGACGATGGCCGGTTGCGCGGTGGGTTCACCACGGGTGAGCCGGTGCGGCCCGGTGGGCCGTTGGTGATTGTGTATGCGGAGGATCTGGCCGACACGCAACGGCGGGTGGAAGCGGCCGGGGCGGAGGTGTGCCGGGCGACGTTCGCGTTTCCGGGTGGGCGGCGGTTTCATTTCCGCGATCCGGATGGGTATGAGTTGGCGGTGTGGACAGCCGCCTGA
- a CDS encoding helix-turn-helix domain-containing protein produces the protein MSSCPDPAEPPGVAGATGRYREWTPPAALRGCFGQLWRSDLPVGHSGEVAVLPDGCVDILWRDGRLYVVGPDVVAAHPQLTPGAQVLGARFQPGAARAWLGVPLGEMVGMAVELDAVLGPQARQMAARLNDVGDGDARQRLFAQALAGLPRSTGGRHAVAARVFGQVRAGGHDLAAIGSALQVSTRSLRRLSHEQFGYGPKMLERILRLQRFLALARARPGDGLAGMAADVGYADQSHLSREVRALAGIGAAQLCAQWRS, from the coding sequence ATGTCTTCCTGCCCCGACCCTGCTGAGCCTCCTGGCGTTGCCGGTGCCACCGGCCGCTACCGCGAATGGACGCCGCCGGCTGCGCTGCGAGGCTGCTTCGGGCAGCTGTGGCGCAGCGATCTGCCGGTGGGGCACAGCGGTGAGGTGGCGGTGCTGCCCGACGGTTGCGTGGATATCCTTTGGCGCGACGGGCGGCTGTATGTGGTGGGGCCGGATGTGGTGGCCGCGCACCCGCAGCTGACACCAGGTGCGCAGGTGTTGGGCGCGCGGTTTCAGCCGGGTGCGGCGCGGGCGTGGCTGGGGGTGCCGCTGGGCGAGATGGTGGGTATGGCCGTGGAGCTGGATGCGGTGCTGGGGCCGCAGGCGCGGCAGATGGCGGCGCGCTTGAATGACGTGGGCGATGGCGATGCGCGGCAGCGGTTGTTTGCGCAGGCGCTGGCTGGGCTTCCCCGCTCTACCGGGGGGCGCCACGCGGTGGCGGCGCGGGTGTTCGGGCAGGTGCGGGCCGGGGGCCACGATCTGGCCGCGATCGGTTCGGCGCTGCAGGTGAGCACGCGCAGCCTGCGCCGGTTGAGCCATGAGCAGTTTGGCTATGGGCCGAAGATGCTGGAGCGGATTCTGCGGCTGCAGCGCTTCCTGGCGCTGGCCCGGGCGCGGCCCGGGGATGGGCTGGCGGGGATGGCGGCGGATGTGGGCTATGCCGACCAGTCGCACCTGAGCCGCGAGGTACGGGCGTTGGCGGGGATCGGGGCGGCGCAGCTGTGCGCGCAGTGGCGTAGCTGA
- a CDS encoding SPOR domain-containing protein: MAARRGKSQARRNSNQGTPGWVWLVAGVAIAAVVFLAAPNLFKSDGDGFLRVGPQPNPNAQPAPVSEADTDVGAELPKPGAVAKPAEPAKPAATQYDFYTLLPGKEVEMSDAELAASARAEDQRRAKAEAQRAQAALEGRPVPAAAATPAATVATATPAPVTASPLPAPVAERPAATTAPAATPAQTAAATPAAPKPAATATATPAAAAAEPAASNVRYILQAGAFGASGDAEATKAKLAMIGLAARVESAQINGKTVYRVRMGPYGSAGELAEAKQKLDGTGLQAMAIKAQ; the protein is encoded by the coding sequence ATGGCAGCACGACGCGGCAAGAGCCAGGCGCGACGCAACAGCAACCAGGGCACGCCGGGATGGGTGTGGCTGGTGGCCGGTGTGGCGATTGCGGCCGTAGTGTTTTTGGCAGCACCGAACCTGTTCAAGAGCGACGGTGACGGCTTCCTGCGGGTAGGCCCGCAGCCGAACCCGAATGCCCAGCCGGCCCCGGTGAGCGAAGCCGACACCGACGTGGGCGCCGAACTGCCCAAGCCGGGCGCGGTGGCCAAGCCTGCCGAACCGGCCAAGCCGGCGGCGACGCAGTACGACTTCTACACCTTGCTGCCCGGCAAGGAAGTGGAAATGTCCGATGCGGAGTTGGCGGCCAGCGCGCGCGCCGAAGACCAGCGCCGGGCCAAGGCCGAAGCGCAGCGCGCGCAGGCGGCGTTGGAAGGACGTCCGGTGCCGGCGGCTGCGGCAACGCCAGCGGCCACTGTCGCCACGGCAACGCCGGCCCCGGTTACCGCGTCGCCGTTGCCAGCCCCCGTGGCCGAGCGCCCGGCGGCCACCACGGCACCGGCGGCAACGCCTGCGCAGACGGCGGCGGCTACCCCGGCAGCACCGAAGCCGGCGGCGACTGCGACGGCAACACCTGCTGCGGCGGCGGCTGAGCCGGCGGCCAGCAACGTGCGTTACATCCTGCAGGCCGGTGCGTTTGGTGCGTCTGGCGATGCCGAGGCGACCAAGGCCAAGCTGGCGATGATTGGTCTGGCAGCGCGGGTGGAATCGGCGCAGATCAACGGCAAGACGGTGTACCGCGTGCGCATGGGGCCGTATGGCAGCGCAGGCGAGCTGGCAGAAGCCAAGCAGAAGCTGGATGGGACCGGGCTTCAGGCGATGGCGATCAAGGCGCAGTAG
- the argS gene encoding arginine--tRNA ligase, with product MKNLLRALISQGIEALRANGTLPADTLTPEFVVERPKTREHGDFATNAAMLLAKPARSNPRALAQALLDALPKSNDVLRVEIAGPGFINFHLAPSAYQREAASVLKEGADYGRNLSGNGRTVGVEYVSANPTGPLHVGHGRAAAIGDCLARLLDVNGWNAKREFYYNDAGVQIENLALSTQARAKGLKPDDAGWPEGGYRGDYIQDVANAYLAGATVELEGHAVVGERDPDNLDSIRRFAVAYLRNEQNQDLAAFGVDFDIYFLESSLYKDGKVEETVAQLKAAGHTYEEGGALWLRSTDFGDDKDRVMRKSDGTYTYFLPDVAYHLSKWQRGYERAITELGADHHGSLARVRAGLQALDVGIPKGWPEYVLHQMVTVMRGGEEVKLSKRAGSYLTLRDLIEEAGRDATRWFLIARKPDSQLTFDIDLARAQSNDNPVFYVQYAHARVCSLLRQAQEKGLSYTPGEGLAGVASLNDDASLWLMIEMSRFPEVVEAAGIALEPHLIAQYLRELAHAFHTWYHGTQVLVADDAERNAKLTLACAARQVLANGLNVLGVSAPEKM from the coding sequence AGCCGGCGCGCAGCAACCCGCGCGCCCTGGCCCAGGCGCTGCTGGATGCGCTGCCCAAGAGCAATGACGTGCTGCGCGTTGAAATCGCCGGCCCGGGCTTCATCAATTTCCACCTCGCCCCCAGCGCCTACCAGCGCGAAGCGGCCAGCGTGCTCAAGGAAGGCGCCGATTACGGCCGCAACCTGAGCGGCAACGGCCGTACCGTGGGCGTGGAGTATGTGTCGGCCAACCCCACCGGCCCGCTGCACGTGGGCCATGGCCGCGCCGCCGCCATCGGCGACTGCCTGGCGCGCCTGCTGGATGTGAACGGCTGGAACGCCAAGCGCGAGTTCTACTACAACGACGCCGGCGTGCAGATCGAGAACCTGGCCCTGTCCACCCAGGCGCGCGCCAAGGGGCTCAAGCCCGATGACGCCGGCTGGCCGGAAGGCGGCTACCGCGGCGATTACATCCAGGACGTGGCCAACGCCTACCTGGCCGGCGCCACGGTGGAGCTGGAAGGCCACGCGGTGGTGGGCGAGCGCGACCCGGACAACCTGGATAGCATCCGCCGCTTCGCGGTGGCCTACCTGCGCAACGAGCAGAACCAGGACCTGGCGGCGTTCGGGGTGGATTTCGACATCTACTTCCTGGAAAGCTCGCTGTACAAGGACGGCAAGGTGGAAGAGACCGTTGCCCAGCTGAAGGCGGCCGGCCACACCTATGAGGAGGGCGGCGCGCTGTGGCTGCGCTCGACCGACTTCGGTGACGACAAGGACCGCGTAATGCGCAAGTCCGACGGCACCTACACCTACTTCCTGCCGGACGTGGCCTACCACCTGAGCAAGTGGCAGCGCGGCTATGAGCGCGCCATCACCGAGCTGGGCGCAGACCACCACGGCTCGCTGGCGCGCGTGCGCGCCGGTCTGCAGGCGCTGGACGTGGGCATTCCCAAGGGCTGGCCGGAATACGTGCTGCACCAGATGGTGACGGTGATGCGCGGCGGCGAGGAAGTGAAGCTGTCCAAGCGGGCCGGCAGCTACCTGACCCTGCGCGACCTGATCGAGGAAGCCGGCCGCGATGCGACCCGCTGGTTCCTGATTGCGCGCAAGCCGGATTCGCAGCTGACCTTCGATATCGACCTGGCCCGTGCGCAGAGCAACGACAACCCGGTGTTCTACGTGCAATATGCGCACGCCCGGGTGTGCAGCCTGCTGCGCCAGGCCCAGGAGAAGGGTCTGAGCTACACGCCGGGCGAAGGCCTGGCGGGTGTGGCGTCGCTGAACGACGATGCCTCGCTGTGGCTGATGATTGAGATGTCGCGCTTCCCGGAAGTGGTGGAAGCGGCCGGTATCGCGCTGGAACCGCACCTGATCGCGCAGTACCTGCGTGAATTGGCGCACGCCTTCCACACGTGGTATCACGGCACGCAGGTACTGGTGGCTGACGACGCCGAACGCAATGCCAAGCTCACGCTGGCCTGCGCGGCGCGCCAGGTGCTGGCCAATGGTCTGAACGTCCTGGGCGTTTCCGCCCCGGAAAAAATGTAA